From the genome of Clostridium felsineum DSM 794:
ATGGTGCCAATGTAGTTTATCTTTTAAATAAATATGGATATAAAACTTATATTGAACTTAAAAAAAGTAATTAAGGGACATAAAATTAAGGATGATTTTAGGAGATTTATATATAAGTTATGATTTTAAATCTAAAAAGTGTTGGTATAACACATAATTATCAAATAAACTAAACAGTGAAATGTTTGTGACAAAAGCGTCAAAATATATTGACTTATAGTTTAAATGATAGTACAATAAGAGTATCAAATAAAGTATAGTTAAATTGATACTTGGGGGAATAAAAGGTATGGGGAATTATTATAGTTATATGAGAATTTCTACAAAAGAGAGTACAGATAAACAATCTTTTAATAGGCAGGAGAAATCTTTAAAGGCATACGAAACCAATAATGATATTGAATATTTATTACGATTTAAGGATGATTGTTCAGGAAGTACTTTCAATAGACCAGAGTGGATAAAGTTGGAGAAACTTCTACATGAAGGTGATACAATAGTATTTAAGGAAATAAGTAGGTTTACTCGTCAAGCAGAAGAAGGATATAAGAAATATATGCAGTTAATGAATAAAGGAATTAATCTTATATTTATAGATAATATGACGGTATCAACTGATTATATAAAAAATTTAACAAAAGTAGCGGATGAACAAGACTTGGTAACCAGAACAGCATTGGAATCTACTATAAAGTTATTATTAATAGTGGAACTGGATAGAGTTCAAAAGGAAAGAGAAATAATAGTAAAAAGAATTAAACAAGGTATAGAGGCAAGTGTTAAAAAAAGTGGTAGGAGATTTAATTCCTTGGATAAAATGAATGATAATTTAAAAAAAGATATAAATTTATTCTTAAAAGATAGGAGCATTAAGCAGATAGATTTAATAAATAAATATAATATTAGTAGGAATACTCTAAAAAAATATATAAAAATTGTTGAGCAAGAAGGTAAGTAAGTGCCTTCTTTT
Proteins encoded in this window:
- a CDS encoding recombinase family protein codes for the protein MGNYYSYMRISTKESTDKQSFNRQEKSLKAYETNNDIEYLLRFKDDCSGSTFNRPEWIKLEKLLHEGDTIVFKEISRFTRQAEEGYKKYMQLMNKGINLIFIDNMTVSTDYIKNLTKVADEQDLVTRTALESTIKLLLIVELDRVQKEREIIVKRIKQGIEASVKKSGRRFNSLDKMNDNLKKDINLFLKDRSIKQIDLINKYNISRNTLKKYIKIVEQEGK